In one Erythrobacteraceae bacterium WH01K genomic region, the following are encoded:
- a CDS encoding M48 family metalloprotease, which translates to MGHFLLAKAALVAASVTGATHVNAEPAPTPPPYQGFYQPQGVDEVGLWREDDESERRLAASQLVIQDEALNSYLKEVLCKTVGTDRCKATRIYVLREPTFNATMSPNGTMRVFSGMLLRMRSEAELAAVLGHEFGHFEQRHSLKQFKERRTGSDLLAWGALLASMSPGYDARRTYQSLEISVYGNLYRYGRDQEREADLLGLGYLNQSSLRPQAASEVWQNLMGEIDASALARGLKKPKYNAIAFTASHPPHGERAGYLSELASPGGASRDDGASRYREALAKWLPVFLEDQIKLNDFGASEYIIENLARNGWTPTLWHARGELYRTRGNQRDLVHAAQFYQNAIALDGNLAASYRGLGLSLFKTGESRRGQEALKQYLELAPDAEDASMIRLMLPKEN; encoded by the coding sequence ATGGGACACTTTCTCCTGGCTAAGGCCGCCCTTGTCGCCGCCAGCGTTACTGGTGCGACGCACGTGAATGCGGAGCCGGCCCCCACCCCGCCGCCCTACCAGGGGTTCTACCAACCGCAGGGCGTCGACGAGGTTGGCCTGTGGAGAGAGGACGACGAGAGCGAACGTCGGCTCGCAGCCTCCCAGCTTGTCATCCAAGACGAGGCCCTTAATTCCTATCTCAAAGAGGTACTCTGCAAGACCGTTGGGACCGACCGTTGCAAGGCGACCCGGATCTACGTCCTGCGAGAACCGACTTTCAACGCGACCATGTCTCCCAACGGTACCATGCGCGTTTTTAGCGGTATGCTCCTAAGAATGCGCAGCGAAGCTGAACTCGCTGCCGTACTTGGTCACGAGTTCGGCCACTTTGAGCAGCGGCATAGCCTTAAGCAATTCAAGGAACGGCGAACCGGGAGCGACCTGCTAGCATGGGGCGCTTTGCTTGCGAGCATGTCTCCCGGCTACGATGCACGGCGCACTTACCAGTCTCTCGAGATTTCCGTTTACGGCAATTTGTATCGCTACGGCCGCGACCAGGAACGCGAAGCGGACCTTCTCGGCTTAGGTTACCTCAACCAGAGTTCGCTGCGACCCCAAGCGGCGTCGGAAGTTTGGCAGAACCTGATGGGCGAGATCGATGCTTCCGCGTTGGCGCGAGGCTTGAAAAAGCCCAAGTACAACGCGATCGCGTTTACGGCATCGCATCCACCCCACGGTGAGCGAGCAGGCTATCTCTCGGAGCTCGCCTCTCCGGGCGGCGCTAGTCGCGACGACGGGGCCTCGAGGTACCGCGAGGCCCTCGCGAAGTGGCTGCCCGTATTCTTGGAAGACCAGATCAAGCTCAATGATTTCGGCGCAAGCGAGTATATCATCGAGAACCTCGCTAGGAACGGCTGGACGCCGACTCTTTGGCATGCCCGCGGCGAGCTATACCGGACGCGAGGCAATCAACGCGACCTCGTTCATGCTGCACAGTTTTATCAGAACGCCATCGCCCTAGATGGTAATCTCGCTGCATCGTATCGCGGCCTCGGCCTATCCCTTTTTAAGACAGGTGAGAGCCGCCGCGGCCAGGAAGCCTTGAAGCAGTATCTCGAGCTTGCCCCGGACGCCGAAGATGCGAGCATGATCCGCCTCATGCTCCCGAAGGAGAACTAG
- a CDS encoding DUF5681 domain-containing protein has product MPFKPAPDWISAFPEEDEDQPRRLPPARKRTRMQPPVETPDPPPDTGASKAAEPTPAEPDEEPSVGPRDAVYEVGYGKPPITTRFKPGQSGNPRGRPKGAKGLNTIVRETLGGKLAVRTSEGTKKISKIEAVLQKTLEKALKGDARAQFELMKLWRLAVPDTAGPGEELAADESLSSADLAILAAFEAQLAKQQGERP; this is encoded by the coding sequence ATGCCATTCAAACCTGCTCCCGACTGGATCAGCGCCTTTCCCGAAGAAGACGAAGACCAGCCTCGCCGCCTGCCGCCAGCCAGAAAACGTACCCGGATGCAGCCACCGGTAGAAACTCCCGATCCACCCCCAGACACCGGAGCCTCCAAGGCTGCCGAGCCGACCCCAGCTGAACCCGACGAAGAGCCCTCGGTGGGACCACGAGATGCGGTCTACGAGGTGGGCTACGGGAAACCGCCAATTACGACCCGCTTCAAGCCTGGCCAGTCCGGAAATCCAAGGGGACGGCCCAAAGGTGCGAAGGGCCTCAACACCATCGTGCGCGAGACTCTTGGCGGGAAGCTGGCTGTCCGGACCTCCGAAGGAACCAAGAAGATCAGCAAGATCGAGGCGGTCCTGCAGAAGACGCTCGAAAAGGCCCTGAAAGGCGATGCCCGCGCACAGTTCGAGTTGATGAAATTATGGCGTCTCGCGGTTCCGGATACCGCCGGACCTGGCGAGGAACTGGCAGCCGACGAGAGCCTCTCCTCTGCCGATCTCGCCATCCTGGCTGCCTTCGAAGCGCAATTGGCTAAACAGCAAGGAGAGAGGCCGTGA
- the terL gene encoding phage terminase large subunit — protein MSIHTPTLLSAMRRQQFQLFLIKAFETLHPGDPPLELAWYLEAICHALMQARSGEERRLVITVPPRHLKSVTASVAFVAWVLGHEPKAKIMVASYSQDLARHHSNQTRTLMESEWYRKDFPDTRISDRGNRALEIETTAGGVRKAVSVQGSITGFGADIIIVDDCMKADEAKSSVERQNLRDWFDNTLLSRLNNKATGRIISIQQRLHEDDLPAYMFEKGYKHLNLPAIAEKEESVAIGRGRLHHRSAGDLLNPARENRATLDQLRRDLGPVVFSSQYQQEPVAAEGNMIRLEWFGTYEEPPERRDFLKVVQSWDTGMSAAPTSDYSVCTTWGFERYERKWYLLDVLRKRLDYPDLFRAVQDLSRRYRADRVIIEKAGSGHALLQELRATNRLRPIAATPVASKEDRFNACLAEVESGQFLLPREAPWLDDFRNELRAFPHGKYDDQADSFSQFVRHQLRHWTWLLTEYEPDGRARNVVRLEKRPW, from the coding sequence GTGAGCATACACACACCTACCCTACTGTCTGCTATGCGCCGCCAGCAGTTCCAGTTATTCCTCATCAAGGCGTTCGAGACGCTTCACCCCGGGGATCCCCCGCTCGAACTGGCGTGGTACCTCGAAGCGATCTGCCATGCCCTGATGCAGGCGCGATCCGGCGAAGAGAGGCGCCTCGTAATCACTGTTCCGCCGCGGCACCTGAAGTCGGTGACCGCGTCGGTGGCGTTTGTCGCGTGGGTCCTTGGCCACGAGCCAAAAGCCAAAATCATGGTGGCGAGTTACAGTCAGGACCTCGCTCGGCACCATTCGAACCAGACCCGTACGCTCATGGAAAGCGAGTGGTACCGGAAGGATTTTCCGGACACACGCATAAGCGATCGTGGCAACCGCGCCCTGGAAATCGAGACGACGGCCGGCGGCGTGCGGAAGGCTGTCTCGGTACAGGGCTCGATCACGGGTTTTGGAGCCGACATCATCATCGTCGATGATTGCATGAAGGCCGACGAGGCAAAGAGCTCTGTCGAACGGCAGAACCTGCGCGACTGGTTCGACAACACCTTGCTGAGCCGCCTCAACAACAAGGCAACGGGGCGCATTATCTCGATCCAGCAACGGCTGCACGAGGACGACTTGCCCGCCTACATGTTCGAAAAGGGATATAAGCACCTCAACCTTCCCGCCATCGCCGAGAAGGAGGAGAGCGTCGCGATCGGTAGGGGGCGACTACACCATCGCTCAGCCGGCGACCTATTGAACCCGGCACGAGAGAACCGGGCAACACTCGACCAGCTACGCCGAGACCTCGGCCCCGTGGTTTTCTCCTCGCAGTACCAGCAAGAACCGGTCGCGGCCGAGGGCAACATGATACGGCTCGAGTGGTTCGGGACTTACGAAGAACCTCCGGAACGACGCGACTTCCTCAAGGTGGTGCAGAGCTGGGACACCGGGATGAGCGCGGCACCGACCAGCGATTACTCGGTTTGCACGACCTGGGGCTTCGAGCGCTACGAGAGGAAATGGTACCTGCTCGACGTGCTCCGTAAACGGCTCGACTATCCCGACCTATTCCGCGCAGTCCAGGATCTCAGTCGACGATACCGTGCAGACCGGGTCATCATTGAAAAGGCGGGCAGCGGGCATGCACTGCTTCAGGAGCTCCGCGCAACTAACAGGTTGCGTCCAATTGCGGCCACCCCCGTGGCCAGCAAGGAAGACCGCTTCAATGCCTGCCTTGCGGAAGTTGAATCTGGGCAATTTCTTCTACCGCGTGAGGCGCCTTGGCTGGACGATTTTCGGAACGAGCTCCGCGCCTTTCCACATGGCAAGTACGATGACCAGGCTGACAGTTTCAGCCAGTTCGTTCGACACCAGTTGAGACACTGGACCTGGCTCCTGACGGAATACGAGCCTGACGGAAGAGCGCGCAACGTAGTGAGGCTTGAAAAGCGACCGTGGTAG
- a CDS encoding site-specific DNA-methyltransferase, whose translation MTNQSKKRAANGIRNDIASLEQKLGPIEYRPLASLKRYENNPRKHPEKQLVKLAASIREFGFAMPMLVDEQDIIIAGEARLEAARRVGITEVPVIVAHQWSPAQVRSYRLADNRLAELGTWDRDALAIEFAAIIEFDEAPVEILGWETAEIDLVLEEDFGPADEPSADPADDQVEPPVNPVSRIGDLWLLDEHRLLCGSSLETANWSKLLDGKTAAMAFTDPPYNVPVSGHVCGLGKVSHAEFAMASGEMTKAEFTAFLSEFIAAMLPHCKDGAVLDLCMDWRHLGELLSAIEGNGLSLLNLCAWNKNNGGMGSLYRSKHELVFITKKGKAPHTNNVELGKHGRYRTNVWDYAGVNTFGKDRMKDLADHPTVKPTALVADAIRDVTHPGEIVLDAFMGSGTTILACERTKRRGYGIEIEPGYVDVAIRRWEAMTGEKAVLLETGQAFAEVAALRAVNPDENENSSAQTTTSAA comes from the coding sequence ATGACAAACCAATCAAAGAAGCGGGCCGCCAACGGCATTCGCAATGACATCGCCTCGCTCGAGCAGAAACTCGGTCCAATAGAATATCGGCCGCTGGCCTCGCTCAAGCGATACGAGAACAATCCGCGCAAACACCCAGAGAAGCAGCTGGTCAAACTCGCCGCTTCCATCCGAGAATTCGGGTTCGCGATGCCGATGCTTGTCGATGAGCAGGACATCATCATTGCCGGCGAGGCGCGCCTCGAAGCGGCTCGCCGCGTAGGGATAACCGAGGTCCCTGTTATCGTCGCCCACCAATGGAGCCCAGCGCAGGTGCGATCCTATCGCCTCGCTGACAACAGGCTCGCTGAACTCGGGACGTGGGACCGTGATGCCTTGGCGATCGAGTTCGCCGCGATCATCGAGTTCGATGAGGCCCCGGTCGAGATACTGGGCTGGGAAACGGCCGAGATTGACTTGGTGCTCGAGGAAGATTTCGGGCCGGCCGACGAGCCCAGCGCGGACCCTGCTGACGACCAGGTTGAACCGCCGGTAAATCCAGTCAGCCGTATTGGTGACCTATGGCTTCTCGACGAGCACCGCCTGCTGTGCGGTTCCAGCCTCGAAACTGCTAACTGGTCTAAGCTGCTCGATGGCAAGACTGCAGCGATGGCATTCACCGACCCACCCTACAACGTCCCCGTCTCGGGGCACGTGTGTGGGCTCGGTAAGGTGAGCCATGCCGAGTTTGCCATGGCCTCGGGCGAGATGACCAAGGCCGAGTTCACCGCGTTCCTGTCAGAGTTCATCGCGGCGATGCTTCCGCACTGCAAGGACGGCGCAGTGCTCGACCTGTGCATGGACTGGCGTCATCTCGGCGAGTTGCTGTCCGCCATCGAGGGCAACGGGCTTTCGCTGCTCAACCTGTGTGCGTGGAACAAGAACAACGGCGGAATGGGGAGCCTGTACCGGTCGAAGCACGAGCTGGTCTTCATCACGAAAAAGGGAAAAGCCCCGCACACCAACAACGTCGAGCTGGGCAAGCACGGGCGCTATCGCACGAACGTCTGGGACTACGCAGGCGTAAATACCTTCGGGAAGGACCGCATGAAGGACCTCGCGGACCACCCGACGGTCAAGCCCACCGCCCTCGTTGCCGACGCGATCCGAGACGTCACCCACCCCGGTGAAATCGTGCTGGATGCCTTCATGGGCTCCGGCACCACGATCTTGGCATGCGAACGCACGAAGCGTCGCGGGTACGGCATCGAGATCGAGCCGGGATATGTCGATGTCGCGATCCGGCGATGGGAAGCCATGACGGGCGAGAAGGCCGTGCTGCTCGAAACCGGACAGGCCTTTGCCGAGGTTGCTGCGCTCCGCGCCGTCAACCCAGACGAGAACGAAAACTCGTCGGCTCAAACTACGACCAGCGCCGCCTGA